In the genome of Paenibacillus pabuli, the window TCATTGAACCTGCACTCCTTCGGGAAATAGTGTTATTATCCTATATGTTATACAACCCGTTTAACGGCGTAAATAATCCACTGAAAGAAAACAGGCTGCTTTAATTTCATGTTGAAAGGAGTGCAAAATAGATGAATGAAACGATTGATGATACCGATATACGTATACTGAAAAGCCTGATCCGGGACGCCAAACGCTCTCACAAAGAGATCGGCGAAGAGGTGCATCTGACCGGACAGGCTGTAGGTGCGAGAGTCCGCAAGCTGCATGATTTGGGTGTAATTGAAGGTTATACGGTAAAATGGAACCCGGAACGCCTCGGCTTGGGGCTGCAGGCATTTGTAACGATTTTTCTGAATTCCGGCGACAGGCACGCCGCCTTCCGTGAATTTATGGCTGCACGTGAAGACATTGTTGAGGTTCACCGTGTCAGCGGAGAGG includes:
- a CDS encoding Lrp/AsnC family transcriptional regulator, with translation MNETIDDTDIRILKSLIRDAKRSHKEIGEEVHLTGQAVGARVRKLHDLGVIEGYTVKWNPERLGLGLQAFVTIFLNSGDRHAAFREFMAAREDIVEVHRVSGEGCYLMRVRTGTMEQLGSLLEAILPYGNYRMNLSVGIEKSE